A window of Aerococcus urinae contains these coding sequences:
- the gpmA gene encoding 2,3-diphosphoglycerate-dependent phosphoglycerate mutase, protein MKLVFIRHGESELNLANVFTGWLDPKLSENGRKEAAKAGQDLKETGIEFDCVHTSVLTRAIQTCNIVLEEMDRLYLPVEKNWRLNERHYGGLQGLNKAETAEKYGDEQVHIWRRSYDVRPPQASGEQAFDHRYDHLDTRHMLAGECLKDTLDRTLPYWEDHIAPELKDGKNVLVVAHGNSLRSLTKHIENISDDDIMGVEIATGEPIVYDIDENLNVVNKTVLHKK, encoded by the coding sequence ATGAAATTAGTATTCATTCGTCACGGTGAAAGTGAATTAAACTTAGCCAATGTCTTTACCGGTTGGTTAGATCCAAAATTAAGTGAAAACGGTCGTAAAGAAGCGGCTAAAGCGGGTCAAGATTTAAAAGAAACGGGTATTGAATTCGATTGCGTACATACTTCCGTACTAACCCGTGCTATCCAAACCTGTAACATTGTTTTAGAAGAAATGGACCGCCTCTACTTACCAGTAGAAAAAAATTGGCGTTTAAATGAACGTCACTATGGTGGTTTGCAAGGTTTAAACAAAGCTGAAACCGCTGAAAAATATGGTGATGAACAAGTTCATATCTGGCGTCGTTCTTACGATGTACGTCCTCCACAAGCTAGCGGCGAACAAGCCTTTGACCATCGTTATGACCACTTAGACACCCGCCACATGCTTGCTGGTGAATGTCTAAAGGACACCCTTGACCGTACCCTTCCTTACTGGGAAGACCACATTGCTCCAGAACTAAAAGACGGCAAAAATGTTTTAGTGGTGGCTCATGGTAACAGTTTACGTTCCCTAACCAAACACATTGAAAACATTTCTGACGACGACATCATGGGCGTTGAAATCGCAACTGGCGAACCAATCGTTTATGACATCGACGAAAACCTCAACGTCGTTAATAAAACTGTCTTACATAAAAAATAA
- the nrdE gene encoding class 1b ribonucleoside-diphosphate reductase subunit alpha: MTFKQEENYLSLNALTRFKDQEGHYNFQADKEAVAVYMRDYIQAKTKTFANLDSKLDYLFENNYYEKEVFDQYSKDFIHELYQWAEDQDFAFPNLIGAMKFYSAYALKTDDKAYYLETYEDRVIANALFLANGDQDLAKDLAADILVNRFQPATPTFLNAAKKRRGEYISCYLLRVEDNMESIARSIATSLQLSKRGGGVALCLTNLRETTAPIKGMGNQASGVVPVMKLLEDSFSYANQLGQRQGAGAVYLHAHHPDILKFLDTKRENADEKIRIKSLSLGIVIPDITFQLAKENKDMALFSPYDIQKVYGKAMSDISITEKYDELVANPAIHKDYISARKLFQVIAELHFESGYPYLMFEDTVNRRNPHKKKGRIVMSNLCSEITQVSTPSSFNEDLSYRTIGEDICCNLGSLNIAKAMDQAPDLGHLVNHAIQALDRISRKSDLESAPSIKKGNQANHAVGLGAMNLHGFLATNHIYYDSEEAVDFTDMFFYALAYHAFKASHALVKQHGPFAGFAESEYADGSYFKKYTEARVEPKTERVRQLLQEYGLELPSQEDWQALAKVIQEEGIANAHLLAVAPTGSISYLSSCTPSLQPVVSPVETRKEGKLGRVYVPAYQIDNDNYAYYQRGAYEVGPQAIIDIVAAAQKHVDQAISLTLFMSSEATTRDLNRAYIYAYSKGCSTIYYVRVRQDVLAGSEHLESDELLSPGLTTPDRPSCNSDSECESCMI, encoded by the coding sequence ATGACATTCAAGCAAGAGGAAAACTACCTGTCACTGAATGCTTTAACCCGTTTTAAAGACCAAGAAGGTCACTATAATTTTCAAGCCGATAAAGAAGCTGTAGCCGTCTATATGAGAGACTATATCCAAGCCAAGACCAAGACTTTTGCTAACTTGGATAGTAAGTTGGACTACCTTTTTGAAAATAACTATTACGAAAAGGAAGTCTTTGACCAATATTCTAAAGACTTTATCCATGAACTCTACCAATGGGCGGAGGACCAAGATTTTGCCTTTCCAAATTTAATTGGGGCCATGAAATTCTATTCCGCCTATGCCTTAAAGACGGATGATAAGGCTTATTATCTAGAAACTTATGAAGATCGGGTAATTGCCAATGCGCTCTTCTTAGCCAATGGTGATCAAGACTTAGCCAAGGATTTGGCAGCGGATATCTTGGTTAATCGCTTTCAACCGGCGACGCCAACCTTCCTCAATGCGGCTAAGAAAAGACGGGGTGAATATATTTCCTGCTATCTCTTAAGGGTAGAGGACAATATGGAATCTATCGCTCGAAGTATTGCGACCAGTCTGCAATTATCCAAAAGAGGCGGGGGCGTAGCACTCTGCCTGACTAATTTAAGAGAGACCACTGCCCCTATTAAGGGAATGGGTAACCAGGCATCTGGTGTGGTGCCCGTGATGAAGCTCTTGGAAGACTCATTTTCTTATGCCAATCAGCTGGGTCAACGGCAAGGAGCAGGGGCGGTCTATCTCCATGCCCACCACCCTGATATCTTGAAATTCCTGGACACCAAACGTGAAAATGCCGATGAAAAAATCCGGATTAAATCCCTATCCTTAGGTATCGTGATTCCAGATATTACCTTCCAACTCGCTAAGGAAAATAAGGATATGGCGCTCTTTTCTCCTTACGACATTCAAAAAGTATACGGTAAGGCCATGTCAGACATCTCCATTACCGAAAAATATGATGAATTAGTAGCTAATCCAGCCATTCATAAGGACTATATTTCGGCGAGAAAGCTTTTCCAAGTGATTGCGGAATTGCATTTTGAATCGGGTTATCCTTACTTGATGTTTGAAGATACGGTTAACCGCCGCAATCCTCATAAGAAAAAAGGACGGATCGTGATGTCCAACTTATGTTCGGAAATTACCCAGGTATCTACTCCTTCCAGCTTTAATGAAGACCTTTCCTACCGCACTATTGGAGAAGACATTTGTTGTAACCTGGGTTCGCTTAATATCGCCAAGGCTATGGATCAAGCCCCAGACTTAGGTCATCTAGTTAACCACGCCATTCAGGCCTTGGACCGGATTTCGAGAAAGTCTGACCTGGAGTCTGCTCCATCAATTAAGAAGGGTAACCAAGCCAACCATGCTGTAGGATTGGGGGCCATGAATTTACATGGTTTCTTAGCCACCAATCATATTTACTATGATTCAGAAGAAGCAGTCGATTTTACTGACATGTTCTTCTATGCACTGGCCTACCATGCCTTCAAGGCCTCACACGCTTTAGTGAAGCAACATGGGCCTTTTGCCGGCTTTGCTGAATCGGAATATGCGGATGGTTCTTACTTTAAGAAATACACTGAAGCAAGGGTTGAACCCAAGACAGAAAGAGTCCGTCAATTACTTCAAGAATACGGCTTAGAATTGCCAAGTCAAGAGGACTGGCAAGCCCTCGCTAAGGTTATTCAAGAAGAAGGTATCGCTAACGCTCATCTGCTAGCAGTCGCTCCAACTGGTTCAATTTCCTACCTGTCTTCATGCACACCGAGCTTACAACCAGTGGTTTCACCGGTAGAAACTCGCAAAGAAGGTAAATTAGGTCGGGTTTATGTTCCTGCTTATCAAATTGATAATGACAACTATGCTTATTACCAACGAGGAGCCTATGAAGTCGGTCCTCAAGCCATCATCGATATTGTGGCAGCTGCCCAAAAGCATGTGGACCAAGCTATTTCCTTGACTCTCTTTATGTCGTCGGAAGCAACGACCCGTGATTTGAACCGGGCCTATATCTATGCCTATAGCAAGGGCTGTTCCACCATTTACTATGTTCGCGTCCGTCAAGATGTTTTAGCCGGCAGTGAACATTTAGAAAGTGATGAACTGCTCTCTCCAGGTCTAACGACTCCAGATCGTCCGTCCTGCAATAGCGACTCGGAATGTGAATCCTGTATGATCTAG
- the nrdI gene encoding class Ib ribonucleoside-diphosphate reductase assembly flavoprotein NrdI, translated as MKELIVYFSTQSNNTHRFVQKLDADSIRIPIDEEDRIKVDEDYVLVVPTYSGGKVTDAGQVDAHGAVPKQVIHFLNDPDNRKHCLGVISSGNTNFGDSFAIAGPVISYKLKVPLLYQFELIGTKEDVEEVNRIITEAFNADQ; from the coding sequence ATGAAAGAATTAATTGTATATTTCTCAACGCAATCAAATAACACCCACCGTTTCGTTCAAAAATTAGACGCCGATTCCATCCGTATTCCTATAGATGAAGAAGACCGGATTAAGGTGGATGAAGACTATGTTTTAGTCGTACCTACTTATTCAGGCGGCAAAGTCACGGATGCCGGCCAGGTTGATGCCCACGGCGCCGTGCCTAAGCAGGTTATTCATTTCTTGAATGATCCAGATAATCGCAAACACTGCCTTGGGGTGATTTCCTCTGGCAATACCAACTTTGGAGATTCTTTTGCCATTGCCGGGCCAGTGATCTCCTATAAATTGAAAGTCCCGCTCTTATATCAATTTGAATTGATTGGGACTAAAGAAGATGTCGAAGAAGTTAACCGCATCATTACCGAAGCCTTTAACGCTGACCAATAA
- the nrdF gene encoding class 1b ribonucleoside-diphosphate reductase subunit beta yields MTKNYYDRSVSPVEYAYFDQSKNMRAINWNKIVDEKDLEVWNRVTQNFWLPENIPVSNDLPSWNELDDDWQQLITRTFTGLTLLDTVQASVGDVAQIKNSLTEQEQVIYANFAFMVGVHARSYGTIFSTLCTSEQIEEAHEWVVDNEALQARPKALIPFYTADDPLKSKIAAALMPGFLLYGGFYLPFYLSARGKLPNTSDIIRLILRDKVIHNFYSGYKYQLKVAKLSPEKQAEMKQFVFDLLYKMIDLEKTYLRQLYDGFGLADEAIRFSLYNAGKFLQNLGYESPFTKEETRIAPEVFAQLSARADENHDFFSGSGSSYIIGTSEETLDEDWDF; encoded by the coding sequence ATGACAAAAAATTATTATGATCGGTCCGTGTCGCCGGTAGAATATGCCTATTTTGATCAAAGCAAAAATATGAGAGCCATCAATTGGAACAAAATAGTCGATGAAAAAGACTTAGAAGTTTGGAATCGAGTTACCCAAAACTTCTGGTTGCCTGAAAATATACCCGTTTCTAATGACCTCCCGTCGTGGAATGAGCTCGATGATGATTGGCAACAATTAATTACCCGAACCTTCACCGGACTCACCCTGTTAGACACTGTTCAAGCCTCGGTCGGGGATGTGGCTCAGATAAAGAATTCCCTCACTGAACAAGAACAAGTGATTTATGCCAATTTTGCCTTCATGGTTGGTGTCCACGCCCGTTCTTATGGAACTATTTTCTCTACCTTATGTACCAGTGAGCAAATCGAAGAAGCCCACGAATGGGTGGTAGATAATGAAGCCCTCCAAGCCCGTCCCAAGGCTTTGATTCCTTTCTACACCGCAGATGATCCTCTAAAATCTAAAATTGCTGCTGCCTTGATGCCAGGTTTCCTACTTTATGGTGGTTTCTATCTGCCATTTTATTTGTCAGCCCGTGGAAAATTGCCTAACACTTCAGATATCATCCGTCTTATTTTGCGGGATAAAGTGATTCATAATTTCTATAGCGGTTATAAATATCAATTAAAGGTGGCTAAATTAAGTCCTGAAAAACAAGCTGAAATGAAGCAATTTGTTTTCGATCTTTTGTATAAGATGATCGATTTAGAAAAAACTTATTTACGCCAACTCTATGACGGCTTTGGTTTAGCTGATGAAGCCATTCGCTTCTCCTTATATAATGCAGGTAAATTCCTACAAAACCTAGGTTATGAATCACCATTCACCAAGGAAGAAACGCGGATTGCTCCAGAGGTCTTTGCGCAATTATCTGCACGTGCCGACGAAAATCACGACTTCTTCTCAGGAAGTGGGTCATCTTATATTATTGGAACAAGTGAAGAAACACTAGATGAGGACTGGGATTTCTAA
- the nagA gene encoding N-acetylglucosamine-6-phosphate deacetylase codes for MMKYIKAKAILLADHKDQEAYLIVNDDGTFGQVVKAVPDQAEVIDYSDSILAPGLVDTHIHGFHGYDVMDKDPEGIEAISKGLLSCGVTSWLPTTLTDTSENLTTACQVIAQSKDQVSGAKIRGIFFEGPFFTEEHKGAQNENYMSDPDIEKVKTWLEASQGLLNKLALAPERQGVVDFIPQAEALGVHISLGHSNATYDQAKAAVEAGAHLINHTYNGMSGLHHREPGLVGAALTLDNLYTELICDGFHVQPGAINVVLKARKKSEVVLITDCMRAGGMPEGPSMLGELPVIVKDGAARLVNGGNLAGSILTLAKAVENLVAWNLVSLEEAVQMASYNPARSVGIEDQCGQIKAGLDADFIVLNDQGQLQATYLNGEKVY; via the coding sequence GTGATGAAATATATCAAGGCAAAGGCCATCTTATTAGCTGACCACAAGGATCAGGAGGCCTATCTCATCGTTAATGATGATGGGACTTTTGGTCAGGTGGTTAAGGCGGTTCCCGACCAGGCAGAAGTGATTGATTATAGTGATAGTATCCTAGCTCCTGGTTTAGTGGATACCCATATCCATGGCTTCCACGGTTACGATGTTATGGACAAAGACCCAGAAGGCATTGAGGCGATTTCTAAGGGGCTCTTGTCTTGTGGGGTGACCTCTTGGCTACCAACCACCTTAACCGATACCAGTGAGAACTTAACCACAGCCTGCCAAGTAATCGCTCAAAGTAAAGACCAAGTCTCCGGTGCTAAAATTCGCGGAATATTCTTTGAAGGCCCCTTCTTCACCGAAGAACATAAGGGCGCCCAAAATGAGAACTATATGTCTGACCCTGATATCGAAAAAGTAAAGACCTGGTTAGAGGCTTCTCAGGGACTCCTCAATAAATTAGCCTTAGCGCCAGAGAGGCAAGGTGTTGTAGACTTCATCCCCCAAGCTGAGGCCTTAGGAGTTCATATTTCTCTCGGACACTCGAATGCGACTTACGATCAAGCCAAAGCTGCTGTTGAAGCTGGTGCTCATTTAATTAACCATACTTATAACGGCATGAGTGGGCTCCACCACCGTGAACCCGGTTTAGTAGGAGCAGCACTGACTCTAGATAACTTATATACCGAATTAATTTGTGACGGCTTCCACGTTCAACCTGGTGCCATTAATGTCGTCTTAAAGGCTCGGAAGAAAAGCGAAGTGGTGCTAATTACAGACTGTATGCGGGCAGGCGGCATGCCAGAAGGCCCCTCAATGTTGGGTGAACTTCCGGTTATCGTTAAAGACGGGGCCGCTCGTTTAGTTAACGGCGGTAACTTAGCAGGTTCTATCCTTACCCTAGCTAAGGCCGTGGAGAATTTGGTGGCCTGGAACTTGGTTTCCTTAGAAGAAGCCGTCCAAATGGCTTCCTATAATCCTGCCAGGTCAGTAGGGATTGAAGACCAATGTGGCCAAATCAAAGCAGGGCTGGACGCGGACTTCATCGTTCTCAATGACCAAGGGCAATTACAAGCCACTTATCTCAATGGAGAAAAAGTTTATTAA